A genomic stretch from Campylobacter lari subsp. concheus includes:
- a CDS encoding argininosuccinate synthase has protein sequence MKALALFSGGLDSMLAIKLISSQGIEVKALNINIGFGGTSDKSELMAKRAAIAGASFEMIDVKNAYLQEVLFNPQYGYGKHFNPCIDCHAFMFKTALSMLKDENASFIITGEVVGQRPMSQRNDAMVKVKKLALDEEDLILRPMCAKNLPLTKPEREGWVDREKLENISGRSRKRQLELAAQFGFEDFESPGGGCLLTLESFSNKIKDFIKFDKNMQVNDAQLLKYGRHLRLPNGSKMIVGRNELENQFLKELKTQKYEELKLFDLIGAYSLVDENINPQDLELALSIALTYAKTQNNTKYKIGFKDKIFQSMAFEDKNKIQEYFIN, from the coding sequence ATGAAAGCATTAGCACTTTTTAGTGGTGGACTTGACTCTATGCTTGCTATAAAACTCATAAGCTCTCAAGGCATAGAAGTAAAAGCCTTAAACATAAATATAGGCTTTGGTGGTACAAGTGATAAAAGCGAACTCATGGCAAAACGCGCTGCTATAGCAGGAGCTAGTTTTGAAATGATAGATGTAAAAAATGCATATTTGCAAGAAGTTTTATTTAACCCTCAATATGGATACGGAAAACACTTTAACCCTTGTATAGATTGTCACGCTTTTATGTTTAAAACCGCTCTTTCTATGTTAAAAGATGAAAACGCAAGCTTTATCATCACAGGGGAGGTAGTTGGTCAGCGTCCCATGAGCCAAAGAAATGATGCTATGGTTAAGGTAAAAAAACTGGCTCTTGATGAAGAAGATTTGATCTTACGTCCAATGTGTGCTAAAAATTTGCCTTTAACCAAACCTGAACGTGAGGGTTGGGTTGATAGAGAAAAGTTAGAAAACATAAGCGGAAGAAGCAGAAAAAGACAACTTGAACTTGCCGCTCAATTTGGTTTTGAAGATTTTGAAAGTCCAGGTGGTGGATGTTTGCTCACACTTGAGAGTTTTTCAAATAAAATCAAAGATTTTATTAAATTTGATAAAAATATGCAAGTTAATGATGCGCAACTTTTAAAATATGGACGCCATTTAAGACTTCCAAATGGATCTAAAATGATAGTAGGTAGAAATGAACTAGAAAATCAATTTTTAAAAGAATTAAAAACTCAAAAATACGAAGAATTAAAACTTTTTGATTTAATAGGTGCTTATTCTTTGGTGGATGAGAACATCAATCCACAAGATCTTGAACTTGCTCTAAGCATAGCACTAACTTATGCTAAAACTCAAAATAATACAAAATACAAAATAGGCTTTAAAGATAAAATTTTCCAAAGTATGGCTTTTGAAGATAAAAATAAAATTCAAGAATATTTTATAAATTAA